In Eretmochelys imbricata isolate rEreImb1 chromosome 14, rEreImb1.hap1, whole genome shotgun sequence, a genomic segment contains:
- the LOC144274009 gene encoding olfactory receptor 14A16-like, translating to MSNRTTVTEFLLLGFSDVRELQILHFMVFLVLYLAALTGNLLIIIAIALDHHLHTPMYFFLMSLSILDLGSISVTIPKSMANSLMNTRSISYSGCVAQVFFLIFFAEADFVLLTIMAYDRYVAICKPLHYETIMNRRACVQMAASAWISVILYASLHTENTFSITFCGGNIVDQFFCEIPQLLKLACSNSYFNEVGVIGFGVCLALICFVFIIVTYVQILTKVLRIPSEQGRHKTFSTCLPHLIVISMFVSTAVFAYMKPISSSPSALYLVVAVLYSVLPPVMNPIIYSIRNKEIKASLRKLTGVRI from the coding sequence ATGTCCAACCGAACCACCGtaaccgagttccttctcctgggattctctgatgttcgagagctgcagattttgcacttcatggtgtttctagtgctttacctaGCAGCCCTGACAGGAAATCTTCTCATCATCATAGCCATAGCTcttgaccaccaccttcacactcccatgtacttcttcctgatgagtttgtccatcctagacctcggctccatctctgtcaccatccccaaatctatggccaattcccttatgaacaccaggtccatttcctattctggatgtgtcgcgcaagtctttttcctcatcttctttgCTGAAGCCGACTTTGtcttactcaccatcatggcgtacgatcgatacgtcgccatctgcaaaccactgcactatgagactataatgaataggagagcttgtgtccaaatggcagccagtgcctggatcagtgtaatTCTCTATGCTTCATTGCATACCGAGAACACTTTTTCGATcaccttctgtggaggcaacatagtggatcagttcttctgtgaaatcccccagctactcaAGCTTGCCTGCTCTAACTCGTACTTCAATGAAGTTGGGGTTATTGGATTTGGTGTGTGTTTAGCCctaatttgctttgtttttataattgtgacatatgttcagatcttaACCAAGGTactgagaatcccctctgagcagggccgacataaaaccttctccacatgccttccTCACCTCATTGTAATTTCCATGTTTGTTTCCACTGCTGTCTTTGCCTACATGAAACCCATCTCCAGTTCTCCGTCAGCTCTGTatctcgtggtggctgttctctattctgtgCTGCCACcagtgatgaatccgatcatctacagcataaggaacaaggaaatcaaagcttccctgaggaaactgactggtgttaggatatag